In one window of Candidatus Avedoeria danica DNA:
- a CDS encoding VWA domain-containing protein, whose amino-acid sequence MEHRSYARRAFGAAVVAAAVVIVTASAHDTAQAAPNRLPMAARLLQQPTATPDPDQVYYYLDGYTPCSLKGHHTITPQTVEEGKMVTVKVDYEFNCGTEEIKQIDVVFVVENTGSLKLNNVQGKMQPLDNLRQGMSNLVRNIDPTNGSRVGLVKYGCDNHTDPPIGSGQEHYERFRTAVQGMNGNLPGGSNPGTALRRASGELAALAKPDPLNPPSFMIVIDAGGQPCAGQPRPQTADIADACDAAKTNMATVVLIALRPSQGRLRGCNTPGWYFRSSNDNGTDLQAILEEIQERIFKGSRPYRTAYTVYPNTYLWGYEFGSGVPTEPNVTFPDLAWEEDLGNRRKASFRYEYKMRALEASAPASWVSIAITDGGIPSPLIQFLYNDGTSDQIVVPDTKLCIFRPGKEAVDCGPFVSQVAGTAVAGTVTAQAYKSPTPSSGTPDTVPTDGPATTEVPTVDPTAVVATDTPIGPDPTDTPVPPDTVTPVPPDTATPPVPTTDNNHDVYLPWAARTFGF is encoded by the coding sequence ATGGAACACCGTTCTTATGCACGGCGCGCGTTCGGCGCCGCCGTGGTCGCAGCCGCGGTCGTCATCGTGACGGCATCGGCGCACGACACCGCGCAGGCCGCGCCGAACCGGCTGCCGATGGCCGCGCGGCTCTTGCAGCAGCCGACGGCGACGCCGGATCCGGACCAGGTCTATTACTACTTGGACGGTTACACGCCGTGCAGCCTGAAGGGCCACCACACGATCACGCCGCAGACCGTCGAGGAAGGCAAGATGGTCACGGTGAAGGTGGACTACGAGTTCAATTGCGGCACGGAGGAGATCAAGCAGATCGACGTCGTGTTCGTCGTCGAGAACACCGGGTCGCTGAAGTTGAACAACGTCCAGGGCAAGATGCAGCCGCTCGACAACCTCAGGCAGGGCATGTCCAACCTGGTGCGCAACATCGACCCGACGAACGGCTCGCGCGTCGGTTTGGTGAAGTACGGCTGCGACAACCACACCGACCCGCCGATCGGCAGCGGCCAGGAGCACTACGAGCGCTTCCGGACCGCCGTGCAAGGGATGAACGGCAACCTGCCGGGCGGATCGAACCCCGGCACCGCTCTGCGGCGCGCATCCGGCGAGCTGGCGGCCCTGGCCAAGCCGGACCCGTTGAACCCGCCGTCGTTCATGATCGTCATCGACGCCGGTGGTCAGCCGTGCGCCGGACAGCCGCGCCCCCAGACCGCCGACATCGCCGACGCGTGCGACGCCGCCAAGACGAACATGGCGACCGTCGTCCTCATCGCCCTCCGGCCGTCCCAGGGCCGGCTCCGCGGCTGCAACACGCCGGGCTGGTACTTCCGCTCGTCGAACGACAACGGGACCGATCTCCAGGCGATCCTCGAGGAGATCCAGGAGCGGATCTTCAAGGGCTCGCGGCCGTATCGGACCGCCTACACCGTCTACCCGAACACCTATCTCTGGGGCTACGAGTTCGGCAGCGGCGTCCCGACGGAGCCGAACGTCACGTTCCCGGACCTGGCGTGGGAAGAGGACCTCGGCAACCGCCGCAAGGCCAGCTTCCGCTACGAGTACAAGATGCGCGCCCTCGAGGCATCCGCTCCGGCGTCGTGGGTTTCCATCGCGATCACGGATGGCGGGATCCCGTCGCCGCTCATCCAGTTCCTGTACAACGACGGCACGAGCGACCAGATCGTGGTGCCGGACACCAAGCTGTGCATCTTCCGGCCCGGCAAGGAAGCCGTGGACTGCGGGCCGTTCGTGAGCCAGGTGGCGGGAACGGCCGTGGCCGGCACCGTCACCGCCCAGGCGTACAAGTCGCCGACACCGTCGTCCGGCACGCCGGATACCGTTCCGACGGACGGTCCGGCGACGACCGAGGTGCCCACCGTCGATCCGACCGCAGTGGTCGCCACGGACACGCCGATCGGACCGGATCCGACGGACACGCCCGTGCCGCCGGACACCGTCACGCCCGTGCCGCCGGACACCGCCACGCCGCCGGTGCCG